In Toxoplasma gondii ME49 chromosome X, whole genome shotgun sequence, a single genomic region encodes these proteins:
- the RPS11 gene encoding ribosomal protein RPS11 (encoded by transcript TGME49_226970) has protein sequence MATADVQTERAFQKQDGVSSLGRLHLTGQKKRTQRYWKDVGLGFQTPRLAKESKYVDKKCPFTGNVSIRGRVIKGMVISTKMKRAVVIRRNYLHFVPKYSRFEKRHKNVTCHLSPCFEQVKEGDIVTAGQCRPLSKTIRFNVLKVEKNQVFGNVRKQFRLF, from the exons ATGGCGACCGCGGACGTTCAG ACCGAGAGAGCCTTCCAGAAGCAGGAtggcgtctcctcccttgGCCGCCTCCACCTGACCggccagaagaagaggactcAGCGCTACTGGAAG gATGTGGGCCTTGGATTCCAAACCCCGCGTCTGGCGAAGGAGTCCAAGTACGTCGACAAGAAGTGCCCCTTCACCGGCAACGTGAGCATTCGCGGCCGAGTCATCAAGGGCATGGTAATCAGCACCAAGATGAAGCGCGCCGTCGTCATCCGCAGAAACTACCTCCACTTCGTCCCCAAATACAGCAGATTCGAGAAACGCCACAAGAACGTCACTTGCCACTTGTCCCCCTGCTTCGAGCAGgtgaaggaaggagacatcGTCACCGCTGGACAGTGCAG GCCGCTCTCGAAGACGATCCGCTTCAACGTGttgaaggtggagaagaaccAGGTTTTCGGCAACGTGCGCAAGCAGTTCCGTCTTTTCTGA
- the PFKII gene encoding phosphofructokinase PFKII (encoded by transcript TGME49_226960~Product name based on PMID:17449654.): MTFLSFFKCAKGTTSAHPEADAVETFFESQASSQSHLFSPQLADEATPNEVARRHFKPVLPPVFSSPTGVVTVPCNDTDLVNKQDEVNNAPHVLSAQDQDILASLFPNTINTNFCLLAPASGDRQASSEPLRVGVVLSGGQAAGGHNVICGIFDYVKRVNPASTVFGFLGGPHGVFSHEYVELTEAIIDKYRNMGGFDMIRSGRHKIETDEQKQKSLEICEKLQLNGLVVIGGDDSNTNAAILAEYFKSKGSSTSVCGCPKTIDGDLKNRFVEISFGFDTACKTYCQQIGNLMRNAMTGGNTYHFVRLMGRSASLITLECALQTHPNYTFIGEEVMAKKQSLRQLVEALVDLVEARYAKGKQYGVVLLPEGLIEFIPEVGVLINEINHIVAAGDFEVSKLTPESRSVFEELPESTRRQLLLDRDPHGNVQVAMIHTEKLLMQMTESELQKRGFQGTFLAQSHYLGYEGRSGYPSDFDATYCYGLGNVAGALIQNKVTACMAVLKDMSSSSNPLDWKAAGIPLTKMMNLETRKGKANVPVIKKFLVDIERPLFQAFAQVRDAMRLEDVYQIPGPMQLNTPTPVLPYTLVGAPSTASLLSSSSPQSLGHSRLEFEPLLNPLLLQKETAVVAGAAAHPGAEACNAHIQALFPALGAEAKDFFGGACKLQKAQKIKEKCAVGVVLVGPERPGYANVLCGLVQRVALLGGTVKGFKGARGLLTNDCVVIGEKEAAAQRNQPGFVLLGRTEREEAELFTKEGMKQAAATLQAAGVAALVMIGGTTLHAAVLSELLASQRQPIRVVCVEPSGDLGRFPAHGALQLLKELTGKDIVVGSPDAKAMCPGISSTFQQLAGCRGLGFDTETKVASEMIANLLTDSNSAAKYFYFCQVSGGLEAECEVGLQTHPNVVLSSQQFKTKTLGEIVTFVADAVKARAALKKNFGVAVINENLFALNKELRDLAVEIHLHFLTHPPQPASGVCLALTADEEAALMAALSPASRELFTSLPVTFQHKLIRDIEVHQFPKAILRFPAHELIAAMVAAVLKKEKDAGTFSGSFSPLCFEFSDSLRASYPSLYDCSLGSTLGHLSAMCATMHALPSHAVQVSVANPTSCPTVFEPLVLPLAASAAQLHGLCVSSAAVSETPANGVFSVAEGDALFALSESASEDAVSQLVAQGMQSGWVEAEKYCNPGPLQFAEPAKDYYYSRSLFEVLKGAMKSEACGAAACRDQ, from the exons ATGActttcttgtccttcttTAAGTGCGCCAAGGGCACCACCAGCGCCCACCCCGAAGCTGATGCTGTGGAGACTTTTTTCGAAAGTCAGGCAAGCAGTCAGTCTcaccttttctcccctcAGCTCGCCGACGAAGCCACTCCCAACGAG GTGGCGCGTCGCCATTTCAAGCCTGTccttcctcctgtcttctcctcgcccaCTGGCGTCGTCACCGTTCCTTGCAACGACACAGACCTCGTCAACAAGCAG GATGAGGTGAACAACGCCCCTCACGTGCTGTCTGCACAAGATCAGGACATCTTGGCAAGTCTCTTCCCCAACACAATCAACACAAACTTCTGTCTGCTCGCGCCCGCTTCCGGCGACCGCCAGGCCTCCTCCGAGCCTCTTCGCGTCggtgtcgttctctctggcgGTCAAGCTGCCGGTGGCCACAATGTCATCTGCGGTATCTTCGACTACGTCAAACGC GTGAACCCGGCGAGCACCGTCTTTGGTTTTTTGGGGGGCCCTCACGGCGTCTTCAGCCACGAGTACGTCGAGCTGACGGAGGCGATCATCGACAAGTACAGGAACATGGGAGGCTTCGACATGATTCGCAGCGGTCGCCATAAAATCGAGACGGACGAGCAAAAACAGAAGAGTTTGGAAATTTGCGAAAAACTGCAGCTTAACGGCCTCGTCGTCATCGGCGGAGACGACTCGAACACCAACGCCGCCATCCTCGCGGAGTACTTCAAG TCCAAAGGTAGCTCGACCTCCGTTTGCGGATGCCCCAAGACGATCGATGGAGACCTGAAGAATCGCTTCGTCGAAATTTCGTTCGGCTTCGACACTGCGTGCAAGACGTACTGCCAGCAAATCGGAAACCTGATGCGGAACGCCATGACTGGAG GAAACACTTACCACTTTGTTCGCCTCATGGGTCGTAGCGCCTCGCTCATCACCCTCGAATGCGCTCTCCAAACGCACCCGAACTACACCTTCATTG GCGAAGAAGTCATGGCGAAGAAGCAGTCGCTGCGTCAGCTGGTGGAGGCGCTGGTCGACCTCGTCGAGGCGCGCTACGCCAAGGGGAAGCAGTATGgcgtcgtccttcttcctgagGGGCTCATCGAGTTCATTCCCGAA GTTGGCGTCCTGATCAACGAGATCAACCACATCGTGGCCGCGGGCGACTTCGAAGTCTCCAAGTTGACGCCTGAGAGCCGCTCCGTGTTCGAGGAGCTTCCTGAATCAACTCGTCGGCAACTGCTTCTCGACCGCGACCCTCACGGCAACGTTCAG GTGGCGATGATTCACACTGAGAAGCTGTTGATGCAGATGACGGAGTCCGAGCTACAGAAGCGTGGGTTCCAGGGAACTTTCCTCGCGCAGTCGCACTACCTCGGCTACGAGGGCCGCAGTGGATACCCCTCGGACTTCGACGCCACGTACTGCTACGGCCTGGGCAATGTCGCCGGTGCTCTCATTCAAAACAAG gtgactgcatgcatggcaGTTTTGAAGGACATGAGCTCGTCGTCGAACCCTCTCGACTGGAAAGCGGCTGGCATTCCTTTGACGAAGATGATGAATTTGGAGACTCGCAAAGGGAAGGCGAATGTTCCTGTTATCAAGAAGTTCCTTGTTGATATCGAGCGTCCGCTCTTCCAGGCGTTTGCCCAG GTACGCGACGCGATGCGCCTGGAGGACGTCTATCAGATCCCCGGACCCATGCAGCTGAATACGCCGACTCCGGTTCTCCCGTACACGTTGGTTGGCGCGCCGTCTACGGCGTCGCTGTTGTCGAGTTCCTCTCCCCAGAGTCTGGGTCACTCGCGACTCGAGTTCGAGCCTCTGCTGAATCCCCTGCTGCTccagaaggagacggcggTCGTCGCGGGCGCTGCTGCTCATCCCGGAGCCGAAGCATGCAACGCTCACATTCAGGCGCTCTTCCCCGCTCTCggtgcagaggcgaaggactTCTTCGGGGGTGCATGCAAGCTccagaaggcgcagaaaaTCAAGGAGAAATGCGCAGTGGGCGTTGTCCTCGTCGGTCCGGAACGCCCTGGCTACGCGAACGTCCTCTGCGGCCTCGTGCAgcgcgtcgctctccttGGCGGAACTGTCAAAGGTTTCAAGGGCGCGCGGGGTCTCCTCACAAACGACTGCGTGGTTatcggagaaaaggaagctgCCGCGCAAAGGAACCAACCTGGAttcgttcttctcggccgcacagaacgcgaagaagctgagCTCTTCACCAAG GAGGGCATGAAGCAGGCAGCTGCGACTCTCCAGGCAGCGGGGGTGGCTGCGCTGGTGATGATCGGAGGCACAACTTTGCATGCGGCGGTTCTCTCTGAACTCCTCGCCTCGCAGCGACAGCCCATtcgcgtcgtctgcgtcgagCCTTCTGGAGACTTGGGCAGGTTCCCTGCACACGGTGCTCTTCAGCTCCTGAAGGAACTGACTGGCAAAGACATCGTCGTCGGAAGCCCCGATGCCA aagcaATGTGCCCGGGCATCTCTTCGACTTTCCAGCAGCTCGCGGGCTGCCGGGGCCTGGGTTTCGACACCGAAACCAAGGTTGCGTCGGAAATGATCG ccaaCCTTTTGACCGACAGCAACAGTGCAGCGAAGTACTTTTATTTCTGCCAAGTCTCCGGGGGGCTGGAAGCCGAGTGCGAGGTTGGACTGCAGACTCATCCGAACGTCGTCCTGTCGTCGCAGCAGTTCAAGACCAAGACGCTCGGCGAAATCGTCACG TTCGTCGCCGACGCCGTGAAGGCTCGCGCAGCTCTAAAGAAGAACTTCGGTGTTGCCGTCATCAACGAGAACCTCTTCGCTCTCAACAAGGAG TTGCGCGACTTGGCGGTCGAGATTCACCTCCACTTTTTGACGCATCCGCCGCAGCCCGCCTCAGGTGTCTGCCTAGCGCTGACTGCCGATGAAGAGGCAGCGCTGATGGCTGCtctgtcgcctgcgtctcggGAGCTCTTCACTTCGCTTCCCGTCACCTTCCAACACAAGCTGATACGCGACATCGAGGTCCACCAGTTCCCCAAGGCAATCCTCAGATTCCCCGCACATGAACTCATTGCCGCGATG GTCGCTGCGGTtctgaaaaaggagaaggacgcagGCACATTCTCGGGCAGCTTCTCGCCCCTCTGCTTTGAATTCAGTGACTCG CTCCGGGCGTCTTATCCGTCGCTGTACGACTGCAGTTTGGGTTCGACGTTGGGTCACCTGAGTGCCATGTGCGCGacgatgcatgcgctgccGTCGCACGCAGTGCAGGTCTCTGTGGCGAATCCGACGAGCTGCCCCACAGTCTTCGAGCCTCTGGTCCTGCCGCTGGCAGCCTCTGCGGCGCAGCTGCACggcctgtgtgtctcttccgcggctgtttcggagacacccgcaaacggcgtcttctctgtcgccgaGGGCGACgctctctttgctctctcgGAGAGTGCAAGCGAAGATGCAGTCTCCCAGCTCGTCGCTCAGGGCATGCAAAGCGGATGGGTCGAAGCGGAGAAGTACTGCAACCCGGGTCCTCTGCAGTTCGCCGAACCGGCGAAGGACTACTACTACTCTCGCTCGCTCTTCGAGGTCCTCAAGGGCGCCATGAAAAGCGAAGCGTGCGgcgcggctgcatgcagagaccaATAG